A window of Panthera leo isolate Ple1 chromosome D2, P.leo_Ple1_pat1.1, whole genome shotgun sequence contains these coding sequences:
- the FAM24A gene encoding protein FAM24A: protein MLDLKIIIALGGGLLIVTFVLMAVVICLYYKVANALKCSKAYLALTINDNEATVTMTTDSTNGSYPSIRCCEECNLNANSNPLPP from the exons ATGCTTGACCTCAAGATTATCATCGCCCTTGGTGGCGGCTTACTGATTGTCACATTTGTGCTGATGGCTGTTGTCATCTGTCTTTACTACAAAGTAGCCAACGCATTGAA ATGTTCAAAGGCATATTTGGCTCTGACCATCAATGATAATGAGGCCACAGTCACGATGACCACAGACTCCACCAATGGGTCCTATCCCAGCATCCGGTGTTGTGAAGAATGTAACTTGAATGCCAACTCGAACCCCCTGCCACCGTGA